Proteins encoded by one window of Anopheles maculipalpis chromosome 2RL, idAnoMacuDA_375_x, whole genome shotgun sequence:
- the LOC126568449 gene encoding uncharacterized protein LOC126568449, translating to MAKHHRIPTLAENINRSPRLSYLASHSQSASFMSEGGEITELMSLDEAENLLHDRTTSVQVISGSGGALCGSYGSYASGPLAGQLTPGGRMLVGGNVGAVNGGTGAAISPGVGSFGDGSERLEELGIAFNEQLMYGPVGGKLLTNSPAVTIVEMAGGGGHAAMRQKNFKRKSTATAAMVASGEQTSLNAIGLQLSVDRGGPQEWGEATRSYVKAQRRHAGRATFQGQVYNFLERPAGYKCFVYHVSV from the exons ATGGCAAAGCACCACCGCATACCGACGCTGGCGGAAAACATCAACCGGTCGCCCCGGCTCAGCTACCTTGCCTCCCACTCCCAGTCGGCATCCTTCATGAGCGAGGGCGGCGAAATTACGGAGCTGATGTCGCTGGACGAGGCCGAGAACCTGCTGCACGATCGGACCACCTCGGTGCAGGTGATCAGCGGAAGTGGGGGCGCACTCTGTGGCAGCTATGGTAGCTACGCTAGCGGCCCACTTGCCGGTCAGCTAACGCCGGGCGGACGGATGCTGGTGGGTGGGAATGTTGGTGCTGTGAATGGTGGCACGGGTGCGGCGATAAGTCCCGGCGTTGGAAGCTTTGGCGATGGAAGCGAACGGTTGGAAGAGCTTGGGATCGCGTTCAACGAGCAGCTGATGTATGGGCCGGTCGGTGGAAAGTTGCTAACCAACTCGCCCGCGGTAACGATCGTCGAGATGGCGGGTGGGGGCGGGCATGCGGCGATGAGGCAGAAAAACTTCAAGCGCAAGTCAACGGCCACGGCTGCGATGGTGGCGTCCGGCGAACAGACGTCCTTGAATGCTATCG GGCTGCAGCTATCGGTCGATCGGGGCGGACCGCAGGAGTGGGGCGAAGCGACCCGCAGCTATGTAAAAGCCCAGCGGCGACATGCCGGACGGGCAACCTTCCAGGGCCAGGTGTACAACTTCCTCGAGCGTCCGGCCGGCTACAAGTGCTTTGTGTACCATGTCTCTGTGTAA